A segment of the Bacteroides acidifaciens genome:
ATCCCTATCTTGAATAACTTACGAGGGTCGGCTGCAAAAGGCTGCGCATAATTCTTTTCGTTTATTTGTCTAAGGGCCTCTTCGGCACTGCCTTCCAGTTTAAATTCCATTACATATATGAATTCATCGGTTTGCAACACGAGGTCAATACGCCCTTGTGATGTACGATACTCTGCCTTTACATAAAAACCGATAAGCTTGAAAACGATGAACAGTACATTTTGATAATGTAATTCCTGGTCGCGTATTAACTCATAGGGTGTATCGGCAAAGAAACTTTGCAAGCGGCGGAAGAAAGATTCATAATCGCCACTCTCCACCTCACAGACAAACTTTAGAATTTGAAAAGGTGATTCTACCTTATTTGTGTTCGCATAGAATGGAAGCAGGAACTTCATAAAACCTTCCTCCACTTCGCGATTGGGAAATCCTAGGCGGTATATGCCAAAGCGTTCATCAAATTTCTTTATAGTGAGATATCCACTTTGATAAATCACGGGAATAGGATTGGTCGAAGCCGAATCGACACTGTTCAGTATGTCGGCATCGGTTTCTACATGCGCCATACAGTGCAGGTCATAGTGATGGGCTTTTAATAATTCCACCAGATAAGTAGGTGTTCCGGTTTCAAACCAGTAACTACCGAACTTCATTTTGAAGAATGTATTAAGCACGCTGAACGGATTATATATGCCGACAGAATTTTCTACGAAATGATACCCATCGTAACACGTCTTTAATTCACGGCATACTTCTTCATAACTCATTTTCTGTTTGTCAGCGAGTTCGAGCAGGTCTTCTTCCAGATTATCATGGAT
Coding sequences within it:
- a CDS encoding ATP-binding protein — translated: MSKIYPIGIQNFEKIRRDGYFYIDKTALVYQMVKTGSYFFLSRPRRFGKSLLVSTLEAYFEGKRELFEGLAIEKLEKDWTKHPILHIDLNTEKYENLESLENILNDTLYKWEKVYGTEPSETSLPLRFKGIIRRAYEQTGNRVAIFVDEYDKPMLQAIGNEELQKAFRNTLQAFYGAIKTMDGYIKFAFLTGVTKFGKVSVFSALNNLIDLSMDERYAAICGMTEEEIHDNLEEDLLELADKQKMSYEEVCRELKTCYDGYHFVENSVGIYNPFSVLNTFFKMKFGSYWFETGTPTYLVELLKAHHYDLHCMAHVETDADILNSVDSASTNPIPVIYQSGYLTIKKFDERFGIYRLGFPNREVEEGFMKFLLPFYANTNKVESPFQILKFVCEVESGDYESFFRRLQSFFADTPYELIRDQELHYQNVLFIVFKLIGFYVKAEYRTSQGRIDLVLQTDEFIYVMEFKLEGSAEEALRQINEKNYAQPFAADPRKLFKIGINFSSQTRNIERWIVE